DNA from Triticum aestivum cultivar Chinese Spring unplaced genomic scaffold, IWGSC CS RefSeq v2.1 scaffold26023, whole genome shotgun sequence:
GCCTTGCCTCCCATGCAAAGTCTTTGAAAAAGTTAACCATATGCAATGTCCAGCAGCTCCAGTATATAGAAAACTCTGCTTCTGTAGTCGATCTCAGCCTTGCTGGACTACCCGACCTGACTAGGATCTCCAATTTTCCCAAGCTGCGAAAACTTGAGATCTATTGCTGCCCGAAGCTCGAGTTGCTGCAGGAGATGGTTGCACTCCAGAAGCTAACAGTTCAGTACAGCGAGAAGCAGCTCCCATCGTACCTGCAAACTGTAAAGCCAAGCCATTTGCTGCTGGATTGCTGCTCGGTGATACTCCTTTCCATGGCTTTGGGAGAGTCTTGTTCCGAGTGGGACAAGTTCAGCCATATCCAGCAAGTTGAGGCTTATGCAGATGATGGAGGCATTGAAAAGAGATGGCACCTATTCTACACAAGGGAGCCCTACAACATGGGGACCAACATTGATCTGCAGGTAATATTTGTATATATTGGTAATTTGTTGCTCTTTTCCAATATGTGTAGTTACTAGTATATTTTTCTTAATCTCCTCTTGTTGATTCTGCCATAGTATACTAGTTTACCGGAAACGCTAGAGCCCACTGATTCGTTTTGCTTGTCAGGAGTGGTCAGACGATGTTAACTTTATCCAATCAGAGGGTGAAGATGGACTGCCTCGGTTAGCTGCCCTGATGAAATCTgcggatgaagatgaggaggatgcAGACAACACAGAAGAAATAGAGGAGGAAAGCATGGGCCAAGGAAGGGAGGAGTAGCAAATCAAGGAGGCAACATCATGTTAATTTCCTGCTGCTGTTATATGTACAATCCCACGTGCTACCTCTCACAGCCCGGGATCACATGGTCCAAAAGCATATTTTTATATTTCCGCATTTGATTTGGTGTAATGTAGAAAACTAAGTACAGCATTGGAATTGCTTGGTTTGTTTGTCAACATATGGCAGAATATACATGAGAGGCCTGCATGCAGCATGCTTAATATATATGATCTGTTAACGGCGCTAGTCAAGCACCTGGGTGGAGCGCAATGGTGGGTAACCGGAGTTTACGGACCGCAACAGGATCACGAGAAGATTGCTTTTATGCAAGAATTGGTCGACATTCGAGAGCTCATTGCCAGCCCCTGGGCGGTACTGGGTGATTTCAATCTATTGGTAAATCCGGAGGACAAAAGCAACTCTCTCATCAATAGGAGGATGATGGCGCGTTTTCGGGCAAAGCTCAATTTTCTCGAGCTGAAGGAAATCTACCTAAATGGCAGGAGATATACTTGGTCAAATGAAAGGGAATGTGCAACTTTGGAGCGGATCGATCGTGTGTTTGCCACTGTGGATTGGGTGGAGTGCTACCCGACTTGTCAGCTTACCGCACTAGGATCGGCCGTGTCGGATCACTGCCCACTTCTTTTGGATCTAAATGCCGACTTGTGTATGGGACGGCGATTCAAGTTTGAATCTTTTTGGACCAAGTCAGAGGGTTTCATGCAAACGGTGCAGGAGGCGTGGAGCTCGACCTCAAGCGAGGGAAATCCATATGTGGTGCTTGATGCAAAACTAAGGGCAATGGCGAAACATCTAAAGAAGTGGAGTGATCATTGGATTGGAAACGTTAAGCTTCAGATTGGTATAGCTATGGAGGTGATTTTCCGGCTGGACAAGGCAATGGAATCAAGGGCACTGACTGAGCAGGAATATGCCTTACGGAAGCTTCTCAAAAGGAAGCTACTGGGTCTGTGCTCACTGGAGCGCACCATCGCGCGGCAAAGGTCAAGAATCCTTGTCCTCCACGAGGGAGATGCAAATACGAGTTTTTTTCACCAAAGCGCCTATCATAGACAGAGGAGGAATATGCTGACGGCGATTCGGCATGGGGACAGCGTGGCCACTGGGCAGGACGAGATTGCAAGCAAGGTAGACGATTATTTCTCATCTGTGTTTGGGGAGGCACCGGCACGTGAGCATGCTCTGGACCTGGCTAGCATTCACCTGCCATCAAGGAACCTGGCGCACCTAGAAGCCCCTTTCACCGAAGAGGAGGTGGAGAAGATCGTGAAGTCTATGCCGCTAGACAAAGCGCCGGGGCCGGATGGATTCACGGGCCGGTTTTATGCTGCGTGCTGGAACATTATCCGTCAGGATTTCATGCGGGCCTTTGAAGCTTTTTACCAGGCGGACATGCGAGGTTTGACAGTGCTCAACAAGGCAATTGTGACCCTGTTGCCGAAAAAGGAGGGAGCTGTGGATATTAAGGACTTTAGGCCAGTGAGTCTGGTGCATGGGGCGATCAAAATCTTCGACAAAGTCTTGGCTTCACGTCTCGCCGCCGAGCTTCCGTTCCTCGTGGGCAATCaccaaagtgctttcgtcaagggacgATCAATTCACGACAACTTCATGTTGGTTCAATGCACTGCGTGACGTCTCCATGCCCTTCGGGAACCGGCAGTTATGCTCAAACTGGATATCTCCAAAGCTTTCGATTCGGTGCAATGGCCAGTCTTGGTGGAAGTACTTACTGCCATGGGTTTTGGCGCTCGTTGGGTGGACTGGATATGTGGGCTGCTTGCGACTTCGTCCACTAGAATCATGGTAAATGGGACGCCGGGAAGACCAATTGCAAATCAGATCGGACTGAGGTAGGGCGACCCAATATCTCCTATGCTTTTTATCATGATCATggagccgttgcatcacatgttcaaGCTTGTGGCTGCGAGGGGGATTCTGGCTCCCCTAGCGCGGTCAGGAA
Protein-coding regions in this window:
- the LOC123176751 gene encoding uncharacterized protein, with product MVALQKLTVQYSEKQLPSYLQTVKPSHLLLDCCSVILLSMALGESCSEWDKFSHIQQVEAYADDGGIEKRWHLFYTREPYNMGTNIDLQEWSDDVNFIQSEGEDGLPRLAALMKSADEDEEDADNTEEIEEESMGQGREE